The Bombus fervidus isolate BK054 chromosome 3, iyBomFerv1, whole genome shotgun sequence genome includes a window with the following:
- the LOC139985292 gene encoding cholesterol transporter ABCA5 isoform X2 — protein sequence MLINKNLSREIRKTSTSRRMDMCGVYLSQLRAMLVRNILLKKREKRKTTAEIFLPLCTLGVLIVVKVLPPNPNYPAMTTQRQEGGIFETFNGYRNNTIAVVPNSTETLTFLNSMNALWASMWDYPGKLPLNFMVFDTKDDLQAAYWRDPYSVPLAVIFEDSQPISQRLSYEIRTNPSYTNPPSPTELYSAPVTCRKDTSHWLGGVLSMETGGSCPANNYLHSGFLALQMIMDITKIRLDTGNTDVTVPDVKLEMFPKEAFTANWMLALRVVIPLFMVLSLSQFVTYLLILIVGEKEKKIKEGMKIMGLKDSIFWLSWFIIYSVFVLLLSAVAVILLFTLQMFQHTHFLPIFLLVVLYSFSIIMFAFMITPFFDTSRTAGVLGNFAVTIMSLMYFIQVFVNDSSSVPFWLVSLLSPTGVALAMDKALVLDLQGEGVNFDNLWSGPGIPFGGSLIMMTLDIILYACLAYYFDCVIPSEYGTKRTPWFCFTPEFWCQRKAPRVPSSNGESNSFIPGEETNRDVEPVVREMKGREAIRIVDLYKSYQKCRKPEIKAVNGINLTIYEGQITAILGHNGAGKTSLFNILTGLTAPTAGTALIFGYDVRDSNDMQMIRSMTGVCPQHDILFDLLTPREHLEFFAAVRGIPKSMIEHEVKKTLKDIDLTEKANTFAKYLSGGQKRKLSVGIAIIGDPKIIILDEPTAGVDPYSRRQMWSFLQSRRHGKVILLTTHFMDEADILADRKAVISKGKLRCCGSSLFLKNKFGIGYHLTLVLEGNAREHAITRLVTCHVSKAEKARRHGRELSFILPHNSVENFAPLFSAIEHEIKTRSSRLGISSYGVSMTTLEEVFLHLEKDEGPEYTMDNLSKKMVRNRALSRSLSLQSKSTSYQSLQNEGVTVQNDGQAKEAGDLPDGVHSDRNPPVLGLGLDPIKVRPNFLQTLYAMLRLRILRLFRNIQLLYFTIFAPLLLVVVGLHLNSIETVEIKMQSLTLNTDTYGNETKLLYANNTDHDITNLIDGINQDVKYIEEYYGNFANLLKIAPHMSAFNINEYSLSRINLTVAYNDTMQHSLPILINLLSNTYYRLLSNENNLKPIEVKTHPFQQTSQPQGFNIGTASTALFIGMNFVLLPITLVVDVVYDREIKAKNQLRVNGLSFSMYFLTYFIVLVGLMSFICLCILGIIFLFDVPSLQEVPALITLAGLFMLYCPSSILFSTCLSYIFDKMDSAQSILPNIATFIGLIPFILVTILDMLGLSGTAAFVLHVIFSLLNTLYVPYAAVYYVERVHLMCSINAACHHLTMSDYLTTEIILMAFGVLLHCPVWFFVLLLLDIKKSGGNVSDVLKYFLRNGGSIGEEIMENSDIGEHEDADVKAEKQKVFNLITSSAVQEPPVVLVQNLRKEYRQQDTGSCSCCSKQDDEASQIQRKVAVRNLSLAVEPGEVFGLLGHNGAGKTTTMKIIIAEEAATRGRVQIGGHNINSSMTEAFKQMGYCPQHDAQWKNITVREHLESYAAIRGVPWSDIGRIVDLYLTGLQIHEHADKQAHECSGGTRRKLSFAMAMIGGPKVVLMDEPSAGMDPRSKRFLWDTILASFQGGRGAILTTHSMEEADALCSRVGIMVKGELRCIGSTQHLKNLYGAGYTLEMKLLGGDCTPTTPSGDRITILKEFVSSLFPDATLEESFADRLVFAVPQHAVTSLAECFTQLEKAKLELDIEEYSFSQTTLEQVFLKFSHYDESNSGE from the exons ATGTTAATCAATAAGAATCTTTCTCGCG AAATCAGAAAGACAAGTACATCTCGCAGAATGGACATGTGCGGGGTCTACTTGTCTCAGCTGCGAGCGATGCTCGTGAGGAATATCCTGTTGAAGAAGCGCGAGAAACGGAAGACTACGGCG GAGATTTTCCTCCCCCTTTGCACCCTAGGTGTATTGATAGTGGTAAAAGTTTTGCCACCAAATCCAAACTATCCCGCAATGACGACGCAGAGGCAGGAGGGTGGTATATTCGAGACGTTCAATGGCTACAGGAACAACACAATAGCCGTTGTTCCAAACTCAACAGAAACTTTG acttttttaaattcgatGAATGCCCTGTGGGCATCAATGTGGGATTATCCTGGCAAACTTCCCTTAAATTTCATGGTGTTCGATACAAAGGATGATCTGCAAGCAGCGTATTGGAGAGACCCATATAGCGTACCTTTAGCAGTAATCTTCGAGGATTCTCAACCCATATCTCAGCGTCTctc ATACGAGATAAGAACTAATCCATCATATACGAATCCACCTTCGCCAACTGAATTGTATTCCGCCCCAGTTACTTGCCGAAAGGATACGAGCCATTGGCTGGGAGGTGTATTGTCGATGGAGACTGGTGGATCATGTCCTGCGAATAACTATTTGCACTCAGGTTTCCTAGCATTACAAATGATAATGGATATCACAAAGATAAGA CTAGACACAGGGAATACAGATGTAACTGTACCGGATGTTAAGCTAGAAATGTTCCCTAAAGAAGCTTTCACCGcaa actGGATGCTGGCCTTGAGAGTTGTTATACCTCTTTTTATGGTCCTCTCTCTTTCACAATTCGTCACTTATCTTCTGATCCTAATAGTCGgcgaaaaggagaaaaagatcAAGGAAGGAATGAAGATAATGGGCCTAAAGGATTCGATTTTCTG gTTATCATGGTTCATTATCTACAGCGTTTTTGTCTTATTACTCTCTGCCGTCGCAGTAATACTACTTTTCACACTACAAATGTTTCAACACACACACTTTTTACCGATATTCCTTTTAGTAGTGCTCTACAGTTTCTCCATAATCATGTTCGCTTTTATGATAACACCTTTCTTTGACACGTCACGA ACTGCCGGTGTACTAGGCAATTTTGCAGTCACGATAATGAGTTTGATGTATTTTATCCAAGTCTTTGTGAATGACTCTAGTTCAGTTCCGTTTTGGTTAGTCTCTCTTCTTAGTCCAACAGGCGTTGCTTTGGCTATGGATAAG GCTCTTGTATTAGATCTACAAGGAGAAGGAGTTAACTTTGACAATCTTTGGTCAGGTCCTGGTATACCATTTGGGGGAAGTCTTATTATGATGACTTTAGACATAATTCTCTATGCTTGCTTAGCTTATTATTTTGACTGCGTCATTCCAA gtGAATACGGGACGAAGAGAACTCCTTGGTTTTGCTTCACGCCTGAGTTTTGGTGTCAAAGAAAAGCTCCACGA GTACCATCATCGAATGGTGAatcaaattcttttattcctgGTGAAGAGACTAATCGTGACGTTGAACCTGTGGTGCGCGAAATGAAGGGTCGCGAAGCGATTAGAATAGTCGATCTTTACAAGTCCTATCAAAAATGTCGTAAGCCAGAAATTAAAGCCGTAAATGGCATTAATTTAACGATTTACGAGGGACAAATCACGGCGATACTTGGACACAACGGAGCTGGAAAAACAAGTctcttcaatattttaactGGCCTGACTGCACCTACTGCTGGCACTGCCTTGATATTTGGTTATGACGTTCGAGATTCCAATGATATGCAGATGATCAGAAGCATGACTGGCGTTTGTCCACAACATGATATCCTTTTTGATCTTCTCACACCTCGCGAACACCTTGAATTTTTCGCTGCAGTCCGTGGTATCCCAAAATCGATGATTGAACATGAG GTGAAAAAAACTTTAAAAGACATCGATCTAACTGAGAAAGCAAATACTTTTGCGAAATACTTGAGTGGAGgacaaaaaaggaaattgtCTGTAGGTATCGCCATTATCGGTGATCCGAAGATTATTATCCTCGATGAACCTACAGCTGGGGTTGATCCCTACTCCAGGAGACAAATGTGGTCTTTCTTACAATCTAGACGTCATGGAAAAGTGATTCTATTGACTACTCATTTTATGGATGAGGCAGATATATTAGCAGATAGGAAAGCAGTTATTAGTAAAGGAAAGCTGAGATGCTGTGGCAGTTCTTTgttcttaaaaaataaatttggtaTTGGATATCACTTAAC GTTAGTACTTGAAGGAAATGCAAGAGAACACGCCATTACCAGATTAGTAACGTGTCATGTCTCAAAAGCAGAAAAGGCAAGACGTCATGGACGTGAACTGAGCTTTATTTTACCTCATAATTCAGTAGAGAACTTCGCACCACTTTTCTCAGCTATAGAGCACGAAATTAAGACCCGATCGAGTAGATTAGGTATTAGCAGCTACGGAGTATCAATGACTACTTTAGAAGAAGTATTTCTGCATTTAGAAAAGGATGAAGGCCCTGAATACACAATggataatttatcaaaaaagATGGTGCGCAATCGTGCATTAAGCAGATCTTTATCGTTGCAATCTAAGAGTACTTCTTATCAGAGTTTGCAGAACGAAGGTGTCACTGTTCAGAATGATGGTCAAGCAAAAG AGGCAGGAGATTTACCGGATGGCGTCCATAGTGATAGAAATCCTCCTGTTCTTGGCCTTGGACTAGACCCCATAAAAGTTCGGCCTAATTTCCTCCAAACCTTGTACGCTATGCTTCGCCTAAGGATACTTAGACTCTTCAGGAACATTCAGTTATTGTACTTCACTATCTTCGCGCCTCTTCTTCTAGTAGTCGTTGGCCTCCATTTAAATAGCATTGAAACAGTTGAAATCAAAATGCAATCTCTTACATTGAATACTG ATACTTATGGTAATGAAACCAAACTTTTGTACGCGAATAATACCGACCATGATATCACAAATTTAATCGATGGAATAAATCAAGATGTGAAGTACATTGAAGAGTATTACGGgaattttgcaaatttgttaaaaatcgCACCGCATATGTCTGCTTTCAATATCAATGAATATAGTCTGTCCAGGATCAATTTGACTGTCGCATATAATGATACCATGCAACATTCCTTaccaattttaataaacttgTTATCAAACACTTATTACAG ATTACTCTCAAatgaaaacaatttaaaacCGATTGAAGTTAAGACACATCCTTTCCAACAAACTTCTCAGCCACAGGGATTCAATATTGGCACAGCGAGTACCGCACTGTTTATTGGaatgaattttgtattattgcCAATAACTTTAGTTGTGGACGTGGTCTATGATCGTGAA ATAAAAGCGAAGAATCAGCTTCGTGTGAATGGTCTGTCATTTTCGATGTACTTTCTGACGTACTTTATTGTACTTGTCGGCCTGATGTCTTTCATCTGTTTATGTATTCTTGGCATCATATTTCTCTTTGACGTGCCTTCGCTTCAAGAAGTACCAGCACTCATCACCCTAGCCGGTCTTTTCATGCTTTATTGCCCATCATCCATTCTATTCTCTACATGTTTGAGTTACATCTTTGATAAGATGGATTCCGCTCAAAGTATTTTGCCCAATATTGCAACTTTCATTGGACTTATACCGTTTATACTAGTCACGATTCTTGACATGCTGGGTCTTA GTGGAACAGCAGCGTTTGTTTTACACGTAATTTTTTCTCTACTGAACACATTGTACGTACCATATGCTGCAGTGTATTACGTAGAAAGAGTACATCTAATGTGCTCTATCAACGCTGCTTGCCATCATCTTACTATGTCTGATTATTTAACCACGGAGATCATTCTAATGGCCTTTGGCGTGCTTCTGCATTGTCCGGTGTGGTTCTTCGTGCTTTTACTGTTGGACATTAAAAAGAGTGGTGGCAACGTCAGTGATGTATTGAAGTATTTCCTG CGCAATGGCGGTTCGATTGGTGAAGAAATAATGGAGAACTCTGACATTGGAGAACATGAAGATGCAGATGTTAAAGcagaaaaacaaaaagtttTTAATCTCATTACTTCATCTGCCGTTCAAGAACCACCTGTAGTTCTAGTAcag aatttgaGAAAGGAGTATCGACAGCAAGATACAGGTTCATGTAGTTGCTGTTCGAAACAAGATGATGAAGCTAGTCAAATACAACGAAAAGTTGCTGTAAGGAATCTTTCGTTAGCGGTTGAGCCAGGAGAAGTGTTCGGTTTGCTGGGCCACAATGGTGCTGGAAAAACGACAACAATGAAGATTATCATAGCTGAAGAAGCGGCCACTCGAGGCAGAGTACAGATCGGTGGtcataatattaattcaagTATGACAGAAGCTTTCAAACAAATGGGATACTGTCCTCAACATGATGCTCAATGGAAGAATATTACCGTTAGGGAACATTTAGAATCTTACGCCGCGATTCGTGGTGTACCATGGAGTGATATTGGCAG AATCGTAGATTTATACCTCACCGGTTTGCAAATTCATGAACACGCCGATAAACAAGCTCATGAGTGTTCGGGTGGAACTAGAAGGAAACTTAGTTTTGCCATGGCAATGATCGGGGGTCCAAAAGTTGTTCTAATGGACGAACCTAGTGCAGGAATGGATCCTAGGTCAAAGAGGTTTTTATGGGATACAATCCTTGCTAGTTTCCAG gGTGGTAGAGGAGCAATTCTTACCACTCATTCAATGGAGGAAGCTGATGCTCTTTGTTCTAGAGTGGGTATAATGGTAAAAGGAGAGTTAAGATGTATTGGTTCTACTCAACATCTGAAGAATTTATATGGTGCAGGCTATACCCTCGAAATGAAACTTTTAGGCGGTGATTGTACACCAACGACACCGTCCGGTGATAGGATTACAATTCTGAAAGAATTTGTTTCCAGTCTTTTTCCAGATGCAACTCTCGAAGAAAGTTTTGCCGACAGATTAGTTTTTGCTGTTCCCCAACATGCAGTTACCTCGCTGGCCGAGTGTTTTACGCAGTTGGAGAAAG CCAAACTCGAGCTGGATATCGAAGAGTATAGCTTCAGCCAAACCACTTTGGAACAAGTTTTCCTTAAATTTTCCCACTATGACGAATCTAACTCGGGAGAATGA